In a single window of the Elaeis guineensis isolate ETL-2024a chromosome 6, EG11, whole genome shotgun sequence genome:
- the LOC105060059 gene encoding phytosulfokines, producing the protein MSKNITLVLIALLLSVSLTQAARPVPVDPKQSSLEAVEQEMPEKVEGCEGLSEEECLMRRTLVAHTDYIYTQGKHN; encoded by the exons ATGTCTAAGAATATCACCCTTGTGTTGATAGCCCTCCTCCTCTCTGTGTCCCTGACCCAAGCTGCCAGGCCTGTCCCTGTGGATCCTAAGCAAAGCTCTCTTGAG GCTGTGGAGCAGGAGATGCCTGAGAAAGTGGAAGGATGTGAGGGGCTTAGTGAGGAGGAATGCTTGATGAGAAGGACTCTGGTTGCCCATACTGACTACATCTACACCCAGGGGAAGCACAACTAG